In Sphingobacterium zeae, one genomic interval encodes:
- a CDS encoding protein adenylyltransferase SelO gives MNIEQITQPFLKIFPGDFSNSPLPRATPKVLFATTETAGFEQPELIAFNEALSTEIGLGKFEENDVNFLVGSQLPKNIQTYATAYAGHQFGNWAGQLGDGRAIFAGEIINCEGKKTEIQWKGAGETPYSRRADGRAVLRSSVREYLMSEAMHHLGIPTTRALSLSLTGEDVIRDIMYNGNPQYEKGAVVARTADTFLRFGHFEFLFAQGEHKLLQDLLDFTIDNYFPTIVPSNPCKYKDFFETVCRATADLIVEWLRVGFVHGVMNTDNMSILGLTIDYGPYAMMEEYNLNFTPNTTDLPGRRYAFGRQAQIGQWNLWKLANALHPVINDEKFLENSLRNFGVYFSEANNKMLCKKFGFNEFIKEDELFFSNWQSLMQDLEMDHTLFFNQLEQIKADTDVKDHFSPITYTALNEEKLKKLKDFIDQYQYRLRLNSISKAESLELMRTTNPKFILRNYLLYQCIEEISNGNTAMLLKLTQALEKPYQEIFPEFSVKRPPIYDNIAGCSTLSCSS, from the coding sequence ATGAATATTGAACAGATCACACAACCTTTCCTTAAAATATTTCCTGGAGATTTTTCCAATAGCCCGTTACCGAGAGCTACGCCAAAAGTATTATTTGCCACAACTGAAACAGCAGGATTTGAACAACCCGAACTAATTGCTTTTAATGAGGCTCTTTCGACGGAAATAGGCCTTGGAAAATTTGAAGAAAACGATGTTAACTTTCTTGTAGGCTCCCAACTACCCAAAAATATTCAGACGTATGCGACAGCTTACGCAGGGCACCAATTTGGTAATTGGGCGGGTCAGCTCGGTGACGGACGGGCAATTTTCGCTGGAGAAATCATTAATTGTGAGGGTAAAAAAACGGAAATACAATGGAAAGGTGCTGGTGAGACGCCCTACTCAAGACGTGCAGACGGAAGGGCAGTATTAAGATCCTCTGTACGCGAGTACCTCATGAGTGAAGCTATGCATCACTTGGGCATTCCTACTACGAGGGCATTGAGCCTTTCCCTCACTGGTGAAGATGTAATACGGGATATTATGTATAACGGCAATCCACAATACGAAAAAGGTGCGGTAGTGGCAAGAACTGCAGACACGTTCCTTCGGTTTGGCCATTTTGAATTTCTATTTGCTCAAGGAGAACACAAATTATTACAAGATCTGCTTGATTTTACTATTGATAATTACTTCCCCACCATAGTCCCCTCTAACCCATGTAAATATAAAGATTTTTTTGAAACTGTCTGTCGAGCAACAGCAGATCTAATAGTAGAATGGTTGAGAGTTGGTTTTGTACATGGCGTAATGAATACAGATAACATGTCAATTTTGGGATTGACCATAGATTATGGTCCTTATGCAATGATGGAAGAATATAATTTAAATTTTACACCAAACACCACAGATCTGCCGGGAAGACGATATGCATTCGGTAGACAAGCACAGATCGGACAGTGGAATCTATGGAAATTAGCAAATGCGCTCCACCCGGTCATCAATGATGAAAAATTTCTTGAAAATTCATTGAGGAATTTTGGTGTATATTTTTCAGAGGCCAATAACAAAATGCTTTGCAAAAAATTTGGATTTAATGAGTTCATAAAAGAAGACGAATTATTTTTCTCAAACTGGCAAAGCTTGATGCAAGACCTTGAAATGGATCACACCTTATTCTTTAATCAATTGGAACAAATAAAAGCAGATACTGATGTTAAAGATCATTTCAGTCCCATTACATACACTGCTCTGAATGAAGAAAAGCTCAAAAAACTAAAAGATTTCATTGACCAGTACCAATACCGTTTGCGTTTAAATTCAATTTCAAAAGCAGAGTCACTAGAATTAATGAGAACAACAAATCCGAAGTTCATACTAAGAAACTATTTACTTTACCAATGTATTGAAGAAATCAGTAATGGAAACACAGCAATGTTATTAAAACTAACACAAGCTTTAGAAAAACCATATCAAGAAATATTTCCAGAGTTTTCTGTCAAGCGTCCGCCCATCTACGACAATATCGCAGGATGTTCTACGCTTTCATGCAGCTCTTAA
- a CDS encoding TonB-dependent receptor translates to MNGNINKQIATLFSILLFAIATRGQVAIHGRIWAAGKAVGGVRIELRDEGDNKMLAYTFSDGQGKYNLQTVRSGPFSLLFTALSFKPVSLPIVAFRADTLIDVQLSAGGVERLQEVIVHSKRPYRLGKDTIELAVKSFLQGDERTVEDLLKKIPGIQVGTDGSIKIGDKEVQKVMVEGDDFFEKGYRLLTQSMSVRPLKKIQILQRYSHNKQLKGIENSDKIALNLELEEDSKAQWIGSLDAQIVPIGPKYHQASANLMNFGKKNKYYLLGTTNNNGFDAVSSINHLIQSGSPHEPGQIGVGITTPTLIDNTPNIPGFDHKRTNFNNDKLLSLNTILNPTAQLKIKWLGFANPTKKTFYRNTVQDYHLQDNHFTNTEDHQFKRKIDNYFTKLELQFEPHKDAILTYTGTLGSLGKIDLGTLVFNGVQSEERTKSNGYVTNQNISYSHKFSNRDVLVSSLRWIKQQTPIDYNINKFYYEDLFGVKDIYAVQQHIANNLTYIGATTHYVSRRSNGDFFQLAFNMDYQQQQLNTELKLLSNPTGLGDSVSSPSGFSNAMDFNVFQTNINTKYTFKRGLWELTPRLEVGMVQNILIDFGKSKSKNNVVLSPGLSGKWGLHEKGRLEADFYFQQQNATSTQLVPNYYTTGVRNFIRGMDNLAALSSSGAALTYTYGSLTDRFFANFSAGHQILFDYVGISSRLDPNFSLVQQVLLKDKKSSYFKGDFNYYLRAVHGNFRLDLGMNATDYANLVEGVGSRRIRAASYDYGLSFRSAWNSKLNIYMGYTLQHVNYRTEGKLILNNSRGVLNVFFSMSKNIQCNLKNESYRFGSLMGKRSKIYCFSDFSLSYEMKKHRTRFNIIAKNIFNTKFFRNVELTDMYNSSTEYRLLPGYISFGLDLSF, encoded by the coding sequence ATGAATGGGAACATCAATAAGCAGATAGCGACCTTATTTAGTATTCTATTATTCGCTATAGCAACTCGTGGTCAGGTCGCTATCCATGGAAGGATTTGGGCTGCAGGAAAAGCTGTGGGAGGAGTCCGTATTGAACTACGGGACGAAGGCGATAACAAAATGTTGGCATATACGTTCAGCGACGGGCAGGGAAAATATAATTTGCAAACTGTGCGGAGTGGACCATTCTCTTTACTGTTCACTGCACTCAGCTTTAAGCCCGTCTCGCTACCTATCGTGGCATTCCGGGCAGATACGTTGATCGATGTTCAGTTATCGGCTGGAGGTGTGGAGCGATTGCAAGAAGTAATAGTCCATTCCAAACGTCCTTACCGTCTAGGGAAAGATACCATTGAGCTTGCAGTCAAATCGTTTCTACAGGGGGACGAACGTACCGTAGAGGATTTACTTAAGAAGATTCCGGGTATTCAGGTCGGGACCGACGGCAGCATCAAAATAGGAGATAAGGAGGTGCAAAAAGTAATGGTTGAGGGGGACGATTTTTTTGAAAAAGGCTACCGTTTGCTAACGCAGAGCATGTCTGTTAGGCCCCTAAAAAAAATTCAGATTTTGCAGCGATATTCTCATAATAAACAACTTAAAGGTATTGAAAATTCGGACAAGATCGCACTAAATTTGGAATTGGAAGAGGATAGTAAGGCACAGTGGATAGGGTCTTTAGATGCTCAGATCGTTCCGATTGGACCCAAATATCATCAGGCTAGTGCCAATTTGATGAACTTCGGAAAAAAAAACAAGTATTATTTATTGGGAACTACCAATAACAATGGATTTGATGCCGTCAGCAGTATTAATCACCTGATTCAATCTGGATCGCCTCATGAACCAGGCCAGATCGGTGTGGGAATAACAACACCCACCTTGATAGACAATACTCCAAATATTCCTGGATTTGATCACAAGCGGACCAATTTCAATAATGATAAATTGCTCTCGTTAAATACCATTTTAAATCCTACAGCGCAGCTAAAGATTAAATGGCTCGGTTTTGCAAATCCTACCAAAAAAACATTTTATCGAAATACGGTGCAAGACTATCATCTACAGGATAATCATTTTACCAATACCGAAGATCACCAGTTTAAGAGAAAAATCGATAATTATTTCACAAAACTGGAGCTCCAATTTGAGCCTCACAAGGATGCAATATTGACCTATACAGGTACCCTCGGTTCCCTTGGTAAAATTGATCTCGGTACATTAGTATTCAATGGTGTCCAAAGTGAGGAAAGGACCAAAAGCAATGGTTACGTCACCAACCAAAATATAAGTTATAGTCACAAATTTTCTAATCGTGACGTGCTAGTTAGCTCATTACGCTGGATTAAGCAGCAGACGCCAATAGATTATAATATTAATAAATTTTATTATGAAGACCTGTTTGGCGTTAAAGACATCTATGCGGTGCAACAGCACATTGCGAATAATTTAACGTACATAGGTGCCACCACTCATTATGTAAGCCGTAGAAGTAATGGCGATTTTTTTCAACTAGCCTTCAATATGGATTACCAACAACAGCAGCTCAACACCGAATTGAAATTGTTGTCTAATCCAACAGGTTTAGGTGATTCAGTATCCTCTCCTTCGGGATTTTCTAATGCAATGGATTTTAACGTTTTTCAGACTAACATTAATACCAAATATACTTTTAAACGAGGTCTATGGGAATTAACGCCACGTTTGGAGGTTGGTATGGTACAAAACATATTGATAGATTTTGGAAAATCAAAAAGTAAAAATAACGTAGTGCTTTCTCCTGGATTGTCGGGTAAATGGGGGCTTCATGAAAAAGGGCGATTGGAAGCAGACTTTTATTTTCAGCAACAGAATGCTACAAGCACTCAACTAGTTCCCAATTACTATACAACAGGTGTACGTAATTTTATCCGGGGAATGGATAATCTTGCTGCTCTAAGTAGTTCAGGTGCAGCGCTAACATATACTTATGGTAGTCTGACAGATCGTTTTTTTGCCAATTTCTCTGCCGGACATCAAATTTTGTTTGATTATGTGGGTATATCAAGCAGACTAGATCCGAATTTCAGCCTTGTTCAACAGGTGTTACTTAAGGATAAAAAAAGCAGCTATTTTAAGGGCGACTTTAATTATTATCTGAGAGCTGTACATGGAAATTTTCGGTTAGATCTGGGAATGAATGCTACAGATTATGCAAACCTGGTAGAAGGAGTGGGCAGCCGTCGAATCCGTGCAGCAAGTTATGATTATGGACTATCGTTTAGAAGCGCGTGGAATTCTAAATTGAATATCTATATGGGGTATACCCTTCAGCACGTTAACTATCGAACAGAAGGTAAACTTATACTAAATAATAGCCGGGGGGTCCTGAATGTATTTTTCAGCATGTCGAAAAATATTCAGTGCAATTTAAAAAATGAATCTTATCGCTTCGGAAGTTTAATGGGGAAGAGATCCAAGATCTATTGTTTTTCGGATTTCAGTTTATCGTATGAGATGAAAAAGCACAGAACGAGATTTAACATTATAGCGAAAAACATTTTTAATACGAAGTTTTTTAGAAATGTTGAGCTGACCGATATGTACAATTCTAGCACTGAATACAGACTATTGCCAGGATACATCAGTTTTGGCTTAGACCTTAGCTTTTAA
- a CDS encoding GLPGLI family protein, with amino-acid sequence MYKYYIFFLVLFLSRLSFAQRIHAVYEYIPSAMATFKENVYYDGMVKIAVRDSTPQQIQVLDKDVDDEVAPSYSITIGSGKKFNRVVMHQNNANQQLETRSIQGVNYLVTDKFPLLEWNTAYGDVDTLGKYVCHKATASYRGTTLVAYYTNAIPVPVGPSKFGGLPGIIVMLYNESANPNYWYLKEVNYPYNGRIPIDDKYIHSLSKLSLEEFVKKEDQFNEEHMRMLYSKMPMMEGVSVEKQKVRGGVEQVYEWEHQ; translated from the coding sequence ATGTATAAATATTATATATTTTTTTTAGTTCTATTCCTTTCTAGGTTATCGTTTGCGCAGCGGATTCACGCCGTTTACGAATACATACCATCTGCAATGGCTACTTTTAAGGAAAATGTTTATTATGATGGAATGGTGAAGATCGCTGTTCGGGATTCGACTCCGCAGCAGATTCAAGTACTTGATAAGGATGTGGACGATGAAGTAGCGCCTTCATATTCTATCACAATTGGTTCCGGCAAGAAGTTTAATAGGGTCGTAATGCATCAAAATAATGCCAACCAACAGTTGGAAACCCGTTCCATTCAAGGGGTCAATTATCTAGTGACTGACAAATTTCCGTTATTAGAATGGAACACAGCGTATGGCGATGTTGATACTTTGGGTAAATATGTATGCCACAAGGCGACAGCATCTTATCGGGGAACGACCCTGGTAGCTTATTATACAAATGCCATTCCTGTACCTGTAGGGCCATCGAAGTTTGGCGGTCTACCAGGAATAATTGTTATGCTCTATAATGAAAGCGCTAATCCAAACTACTGGTATCTAAAGGAGGTCAACTACCCATATAATGGACGTATCCCAATTGATGATAAGTATATACATTCCTTGAGCAAATTGAGTCTTGAAGAGTTTGTCAAGAAAGAAGACCAATTTAACGAAGAGCATATGCGTATGCTATATAGTAAAATGCCAATGATGGAGGGGGTTAGTGTAGAGAAGCAAAAAGTTAGAGGCGGTGTAGAACAAGTTTATGAATGGGAACATCAATAA
- a CDS encoding cation diffusion facilitator family transporter — translation MNNNKKSIYSALIANLLIALTKFLAGSFTNSSSMISEGIHSTVDTANQILILYGLKRSKKAPDQSHPFGYGKELYFWSFVVSILIFGLGGALSIYQGVLHIRNPQMMKDPFWNYVVLILSLIFEGTSFIIAMKAFNKTRNGMGWWKAMIKSKDPSSFLVLFEDGAAVAGLITVMILMALSHALQIPELDGLASIIVGLLLVFVSFILARESRSLLMGEGIASETRTEIARLVEQDVCVIKTKNILSTYQSPEDVVLMLIIDFKDHLDTEDITEAINRIRTTIKTKFKFIHYVIIQPE, via the coding sequence ATGAACAATAACAAAAAGTCTATTTATAGTGCTCTTATTGCAAATCTTCTGATCGCACTCACCAAATTTCTAGCAGGATCTTTTACAAACAGTTCTTCCATGATTTCGGAAGGTATCCATTCAACAGTCGATACTGCAAATCAGATACTGATATTATATGGACTAAAACGTAGTAAAAAGGCACCGGATCAGTCGCACCCCTTTGGCTATGGAAAGGAGCTTTACTTTTGGTCTTTTGTCGTTTCTATTCTGATATTCGGTTTGGGTGGAGCGTTGTCTATTTATCAGGGTGTTCTTCATATACGGAATCCGCAAATGATGAAGGATCCTTTTTGGAATTACGTTGTTTTAATCCTATCGCTTATTTTTGAGGGGACTTCCTTTATTATTGCGATGAAAGCATTTAACAAGACCCGGAATGGCATGGGCTGGTGGAAAGCTATGATTAAAAGTAAAGACCCTTCAAGTTTTCTTGTCCTCTTTGAGGATGGGGCAGCTGTGGCGGGGCTTATTACCGTCATGATTCTGATGGCCTTAAGTCATGCACTGCAGATTCCTGAATTAGACGGATTGGCATCCATAATTGTCGGTTTACTATTGGTTTTCGTTTCCTTTATCCTTGCTAGGGAAAGCAGAAGTTTACTCATGGGCGAAGGCATTGCTTCTGAAACAAGAACTGAAATTGCCAGACTGGTGGAACAAGATGTTTGTGTGATAAAAACAAAAAACATTTTATCCACTTACCAGTCACCCGAGGACGTTGTATTGATGCTTATTATCGATTTTAAGGATCACTTGGATACTGAAGATATTACTGAGGCGATAAATCGGATTCGTACAACCATAAAAACCAAATTTAAATTTATACATTATGTAATTATACAGCCCGAATAA
- a CDS encoding DUF4142 domain-containing protein has translation MKRIFLTLAIAFSIVALQNCGNANNDSKKTADSINEANTPANIGDRDVTTTPIDVSEDDAKFVTEAANGGMTEVELGKLAQQKGQHADVKAFGEMMVKDHSKANDEIATLAQSKNITLPATLGAEEQNLKDELSKKSPSDFDKSYIEAMVNDHEKDVKLFENASKNLKDADLKMFVDKTLPTLRSHLEHAKSTKEKLK, from the coding sequence ATGAAAAGAATATTTTTAACATTAGCAATTGCATTTTCCATTGTTGCCCTGCAAAATTGCGGTAATGCAAACAACGACAGTAAAAAAACAGCAGATAGTATCAATGAGGCAAATACACCAGCAAATATTGGGGATCGAGACGTGACAACAACACCTATTGATGTTAGTGAAGATGATGCAAAGTTCGTTACTGAAGCGGCAAACGGTGGTATGACTGAGGTTGAGCTGGGAAAATTAGCGCAACAGAAAGGTCAGCATGCAGATGTAAAAGCTTTCGGAGAGATGATGGTTAAAGATCATTCCAAAGCAAACGATGAAATAGCAACTCTTGCTCAATCAAAAAATATAACACTACCAGCGACATTGGGTGCGGAAGAGCAAAACTTGAAGGATGAACTATCTAAAAAGTCACCTAGCGACTTCGATAAATCGTATATTGAAGCGATGGTGAATGACCACGAAAAGGATGTAAAACTTTTTGAAAATGCGAGTAAAAACCTTAAGGATGCTGACCTAAAAATGTTTGTTGATAAGACCTTACCAACACTCAGAAGTCATTTAGAACATGCCAAAAGTACAAAAGAGAAGTTGAAATAA
- a CDS encoding glutathione peroxidase produces MVFIVLFIVAAVGAGVAYYLFTNGNVKVDMGLKSSTIHEFKVNGLDGSTINFAKYKGKKILIVNTASKCGFTPQYEGLERLYNKFNDKLVIIGFPSNDFLDQEPGKDAEIAAFCQRNYGVTFPMAAKIDVKGKRQAPIYQWLTNKRLNGVESSAVLWNFQKYLIDENGKLIKHFSPKTDPEDKEIVSLLD; encoded by the coding sequence ATGGTCTTTATAGTTTTATTTATCGTGGCGGCAGTCGGAGCCGGTGTAGCCTATTATTTATTCACCAATGGTAACGTTAAAGTAGATATGGGATTGAAATCATCCACTATCCATGAATTTAAAGTCAACGGACTGGACGGCTCAACCATAAACTTTGCGAAATATAAAGGTAAAAAGATTCTTATTGTGAACACCGCTTCCAAATGTGGATTTACTCCGCAGTACGAGGGGCTTGAACGTCTATATAATAAATTCAATGATAAGCTAGTTATTATAGGCTTTCCTTCAAATGATTTTTTAGATCAAGAACCAGGTAAGGACGCTGAAATAGCAGCATTTTGTCAACGAAATTACGGTGTAACTTTTCCGATGGCGGCAAAGATTGATGTGAAAGGGAAGCGACAGGCGCCTATCTATCAGTGGTTGACGAATAAAAGGCTGAACGGTGTAGAAAGTTCAGCAGTCTTATGGAACTTTCAGAAGTATTTAATTGATGAAAATGGCAAGCTCATAAAGCATTTTTCACCAAAAACTGACCCAGAGGATAAGGAAATTGTATCTCTACTCGATTAA
- a CDS encoding AAA family ATPase, which yields MDYTKITTFGALKTSGYKPKTIKEELRQNLITKISKGETVFTGVHGYKDTVIPELERAILSKHNINFLGLRGQAKTRLARLMVNLLDEYVPVVQGSEINDDPYNPISRYALELLKEKGDETPISWLHRNDRFAEKLATPDVTVADLIGDVDPIKAANLKLSYADDRVIHFGMIPRANRSIFVINELPDLQARIQVALFNILQEGDIQIRGFKLRLPLDVQFIFTANPEDYTNRGSIVTPLKDRIGSQILTHYPASVEIAKAITAQEANLEAAQKEQIYVPELARELIEQISFEARNSEYVDEKSGVSARMSITAFQNLLSTAELRMLKNGSQATAVRLGDFMGIIPAITGKVELVYEGEQEGADIVALQLIENAIKSIFPVLFPKIEKLERESDRYPYDDIVRWFAESEGIELSEELSDLEYFKVLDDVVPIKALIQQYQPETKSEDIHFLTEFVLWGLTLNNKLSKYRIGMGLQFQDNFQG from the coding sequence ATGGATTACACGAAGATTACAACATTTGGTGCATTAAAAACTTCGGGTTATAAACCTAAAACAATAAAAGAAGAATTGCGTCAGAATCTGATTACAAAAATAAGTAAAGGTGAAACAGTGTTCACCGGCGTGCATGGTTATAAAGATACAGTTATTCCAGAACTTGAAAGAGCTATTCTTTCCAAGCACAATATTAATTTTCTAGGTCTCCGTGGTCAGGCAAAAACACGTCTAGCTAGACTTATGGTCAATCTGCTGGACGAATATGTTCCGGTGGTACAGGGGTCAGAGATTAATGATGATCCGTACAATCCGATATCACGTTATGCCCTTGAGCTATTAAAGGAGAAAGGCGATGAAACGCCGATCAGCTGGCTTCATAGAAATGATCGTTTTGCTGAAAAACTTGCCACTCCTGATGTAACTGTAGCCGACTTGATCGGTGATGTGGATCCGATCAAAGCAGCAAATTTAAAATTGAGCTATGCAGACGATCGTGTGATTCACTTTGGCATGATTCCAAGAGCAAATCGCTCCATATTTGTCATTAATGAACTGCCTGATCTTCAGGCGAGAATTCAGGTGGCACTTTTCAATATCTTACAAGAGGGAGATATTCAGATTCGTGGTTTTAAGCTGCGCTTACCCTTAGATGTGCAGTTTATATTTACTGCGAACCCGGAAGATTATACCAATAGAGGAAGTATAGTGACACCTCTAAAAGATCGTATAGGATCACAGATATTGACACATTATCCGGCATCAGTTGAGATAGCAAAGGCAATTACTGCGCAGGAGGCCAATCTAGAAGCGGCTCAGAAGGAACAGATATATGTCCCTGAGTTGGCACGGGAATTAATTGAGCAGATAAGCTTTGAAGCCCGAAATAGTGAATATGTTGATGAAAAAAGTGGTGTGAGCGCTCGTATGAGCATAACAGCTTTTCAAAACCTATTGAGTACCGCCGAATTGCGCATGCTTAAAAACGGGTCGCAAGCAACCGCAGTGAGATTGGGTGATTTTATGGGTATTATACCTGCAATAACTGGCAAGGTTGAGCTTGTTTATGAGGGCGAGCAGGAAGGAGCCGATATTGTGGCATTGCAACTGATTGAAAATGCTATAAAAAGCATCTTTCCCGTCTTATTCCCAAAAATTGAGAAGCTGGAAAGAGAGAGCGATCGTTATCCTTATGATGATATTGTGCGTTGGTTTGCAGAATCGGAGGGTATTGAATTATCTGAAGAGCTCAGTGATTTGGAGTATTTTAAGGTTCTGGATGACGTAGTACCTATTAAAGCTTTGATTCAGCAATATCAGCCAGAAACGAAATCTGAAGACATCCATTTTTTAACCGAATTTGTGTTATGGGGGCTCACTTTAAACAATAAACTAAGTAAATATAGGATTGGAATGGGACTGCAGTTTCAGGATAACTTTCAAGGATAA
- a CDS encoding vWA domain-containing protein encodes MKSTKRNKGFLFKQYDEPFQTPFDKLFDIFKELITHTSGDFDEAIDWLRQLDKEFKLTTPDYTIDDFIADLKDKGYIKERLESTGEGGLDITSKLEKALRQHALDQIFGKMRKGKSGNHKTNHQGCSDENMGDFRNYQYGDGLDKIVLTESLKNAQINHGVGEFALAENDLVVEDTQFKSQMSTVLMIDISHSMILYGEDRITPAKKVAMALSELILTRYPKDSLDVIVFGNDAWPIAIKDLPYLQVGPFHTNTVAGLKLAMDLLRRKRHANKQIFMITDGKPSCLNMPDGTYYKNPMGLDPFITSKCYSMAAQARKLGIPITTFMIASDPYLQQFVDEFTASNQGKAYYTGLGNLGEMIFEDYEENRKKRIR; translated from the coding sequence ATGAAAAGCACGAAACGAAATAAAGGTTTTCTATTCAAACAATATGACGAGCCGTTTCAAACGCCTTTTGATAAATTATTTGATATTTTCAAAGAACTGATTACCCATACTTCAGGTGATTTCGATGAAGCCATTGATTGGTTAAGGCAATTGGATAAAGAGTTTAAACTCACGACGCCAGATTATACTATAGACGACTTCATTGCTGATTTGAAGGATAAAGGATATATCAAAGAAAGGCTAGAATCTACCGGTGAGGGTGGGCTGGATATTACATCAAAGCTGGAAAAGGCGCTGAGGCAGCATGCCTTGGACCAAATTTTTGGAAAAATGCGAAAAGGAAAGTCGGGCAATCATAAAACCAATCACCAAGGATGCAGTGACGAAAATATGGGCGATTTCAGGAACTATCAGTATGGAGATGGCCTGGATAAAATAGTTTTGACCGAGAGCTTAAAAAACGCACAGATCAATCACGGTGTAGGTGAGTTTGCTCTAGCGGAAAATGATCTGGTTGTTGAGGATACCCAGTTTAAGTCACAGATGAGCACGGTGTTGATGATCGATATCAGCCACAGCATGATTTTATATGGAGAGGATCGGATTACACCTGCGAAGAAAGTCGCAATGGCTTTATCGGAGCTGATCCTAACACGTTATCCGAAAGACTCACTTGACGTTATCGTGTTCGGTAACGACGCCTGGCCTATTGCGATAAAAGACCTGCCTTACCTGCAGGTTGGACCATTTCATACCAACACGGTCGCTGGATTAAAATTAGCGATGGATTTGCTACGGCGAAAACGCCATGCGAATAAGCAGATATTTATGATAACCGATGGAAAACCGAGCTGTTTAAATATGCCGGACGGTACTTATTATAAAAATCCTATGGGGCTCGATCCGTTTATCACCAGTAAATGCTATAGTATGGCGGCGCAAGCTCGAAAGCTGGGAATACCTATTACCACTTTTATGATTGCCTCAGATCCTTATCTGCAGCAATTCGTCGACGAATTTACAGCTTCAAATCAAGGGAAAGCTTATTATACAGGACTTGGAAATCTAGGTGAAATGATTTTTGAGGATTATGAAGAAAACCGTAAAAAAAGAATACGATAA
- a CDS encoding helix-turn-helix domain-containing protein, with product MDYKDAMSSILSIDDHCERIKALEAYWLSKLVVFENALLENVISEMLNKANLNQSMAEFSLKTGRSRMTINKHFDQHICKTPSQFKKIIRFRTAIQSQLEEGKKNGFSYNLDYFDQSHMIRDFKKLTGFTPKVFFSKISNLERGQIKWIFI from the coding sequence ATGGATTATAAAGATGCGATGAGCTCCATTCTTTCGATAGATGACCATTGTGAAAGAATAAAGGCCTTAGAAGCTTATTGGCTCTCCAAATTAGTAGTATTTGAAAATGCTTTGCTAGAAAACGTGATTTCCGAAATGTTAAATAAAGCAAACCTAAATCAATCCATGGCCGAATTCTCATTAAAAACAGGGCGTTCAAGAATGACAATAAACAAGCATTTTGATCAGCATATCTGTAAAACACCCTCCCAATTTAAAAAAATAATAAGATTCCGCACAGCTATTCAAAGTCAATTGGAAGAAGGAAAAAAAAATGGTTTTTCATATAATCTGGATTACTTCGATCAATCCCATATGATTAGAGATTTTAAAAAATTGACGGGCTTTACGCCAAAAGTTTTCTTTTCCAAGATATCGAATCTTGAAAGAGGCCAAATAAAGTGGATTTTTATCTAG